One Phaseolus vulgaris cultivar G19833 chromosome 2, P. vulgaris v2.0, whole genome shotgun sequence DNA window includes the following coding sequences:
- the LOC137812890 gene encoding protein SODIUM POTASSIUM ROOT DEFECTIVE 2-like, producing the protein MGKLGWMLDKFCLPSCSNTCFCVNSSEFEDEFESKPLIDSGSDLKVRLKDLVDGKQTLAFQLKPKIVIMRVSMHCHGCAKKVEKHISKLEGVSSYKVDLETKMVVVSGDILPLEVLQSVSKVKNAELWNSP; encoded by the exons ATGGGAAAACTTGGTTGGATGTTGGACAAGTTCTGTCTTCCTTCTTGTTCAAACACCTGCTTCTGTGTAAATTCCTCAGAATTTGAAGATGAGTTTGAGAGCAAGCCTTTGATTGACAGTGGCAGTGATCTCAAAGTAAGACTGAAGGATCTAGTTGATGGAAAACAGACTTTGGCTTTTCAATTGAaacctaag ATAGTGATAATGAGGGTGTCCATGCATTGCCATGGCTGTGCAAAAAAAGTTGAGAAGCACATCTCAAAGCTGGAAG GAGTGAGTTCATACAAGGTAGATCTGGAAACCAAAATGGTAGTTGTGAGTGGCGACATTCTTCCTTTGGAAGTGTTGCAGAGTGTTTCCAAGGTTAAAAATGCAGAGCTTTGGAATTCTCCATGA